The Streptomyces cyanogenus DNA segment GGCGGCGTACGCGAGCGCCTTCGGCAGCCGGGACACCCGGGAGTTCCGCCGCCTGCTGGCCCCGCGGCTCGCGGCCGAGCCGCGTCTGGACCGCTACTGGGAACTGACGGCCGCGGTGCTCACACCGCCGGGCAGCCGTCCGGAACCGACCCCGGGCACCGCGGACGACTGGCTGCGCGCGGCACTGGAGCGGGACAACGCAGGGGCGGCGTGACGTGAGGGGAGGCGGCCGGGGGTGCCGGGAGCCGGTGGGGTGGGCTGCGGGTATTCGGGGAGCGGGAGGACAGGGGGCGGTGTGACGCGCGGGGGAGCATCCGGAGGCGGCGGAGCCGGTTGGGGTGACCGTACGCGCATCAGCGAGCCGGACAGCGCAGGGGCGGCGTGAGGGGAGGCGGCCGGGGGTGCCGGGAGCCGGGGGTGAGCGCGCGCGTATCAAGGGAGCGGGAGGACGGGGGGCGGTGTGACGCGCGGGGAGGCGGCCGGAGGCGCCGGGACCGGTTGGGTGACCGTACGCGCATCAGTGAGCCGGACAGCGCAGGGGCGGCGTGACGCGCGCGAAGGAGCCGAAGATCCTGCGGCCGGGGTGGGCGTGCGGGTGCCCTTCCGTGCGGCGCCCGGCGGTGCGGTCGCGGCGGTCAGATGACCTTCAGCCGCACCAGGGCGCCGAGCGTCAGCGCCCCCGGCAGCAGCGGCAGCCACACGGTGATGAGCCGGTAGGCCAGCACCACCGCCGTGGCCACCGCCGCCGGGCCGCCCACCGCGACCAGCGCGACGATCAGCGCCGCCTCCACCGAGCCGACCCCGCCGGGTGTGGGCACCAGGGCCACCGCGACCGTCGCGGCCAGGTAGGCCAGCACCATGTGCCCGGGCGGCACCGGCAGCCGTAGCGCCTGCCCGACCGCGGCCAGTCCGGCCGCCTGGAGCGCGGGGAAGGCCAGCGAGCCGCCCCACAGCGCCAGCGCGCGGGCCGGCCGCGTGTGCACCGACCGCGCCTCGCCGAGGGCGTCCCGCGCGAACGCGTACACGCGCGTGCGCAGCGGCCGTACGAACACCGGCACGGCCCCCGCGACGAGCAGCAGGCCCACGGCGCCCAGCAGCAGCGGGAGCGCCGAGCCGTCCGGCAGCAGGGTGCCGAGCCGCAGCGCGTCCGGGAACGCGACCAGCAGCGCCGCCAACAGGCCGAGCCGGCCCACGCTCTCGGCCAGCAGGTACAGGACGAGCGCCGCCGAGGAACGGGCCGGCGGCACCCCGCACACGGTCATGAAGCGCAGGTTCACGGCACCCGCGCCGAGCCCGCTCGGCAGCAGATGGTTGGCCGTGGCCGCCGCCAACTGGGTGGCCAGCAACCGCCCCTTGGGCAGGGGTTGCAGCACCGCGCCCTGCCGGGTGAGCGCGGCGGCCACCCAGGTCAGGCAGGTGGCCGCGGCCGCCGCGAGCAGCCACGGCCAGGACGCGGTCCTGAGGTGCCCGAAGCCCTCCGCGAGCACCGAGCGGTGCCGGACTGCGGCCACGGCGACGAGCACGAGCGGCACCAGGCACAGCACCTGGCGGACGGGGACGCGCCGGGGGAGTCGCCCCCGGGGATGCGGGACGGTGGTCACATCCGCACAGGCTTTCCGAGCCGCACCAACGGCGGGTGAAAACCCCGGGACATTGACCTCAACGATGCTTGAGGTTCTACGTTCTCTCCCATGAGCATGGAGACCACCGCCTGGACGCAACTGCACAGCGTGATGAACGCGCAGTCCGAGCGTCGCCCGTTCGCCCGCGCCACGCTGCGCCGCATCGCCGCCTTCGCCCGCCCGCACCGTGCCGGCATCGTCCGGTTCGTGCTGCTCGGGGTGGTGACGGCCCTGCTCGCCGTGGCGACGCCCGTGCTCGCCGGCCGCGTCGTCGACGCGATCGTGGCGGGGCACGACTCCGGCACGGTGGTCGGGCTCGCCCTGCTCATCGCGCTGGTGGCGCTCGTGGAGGCGGGGCTCGGCATCCTCGGCCGCCGGCTGTCGGCGACGCTCGGGGAGGGACTCATCCTCGACCTCCGGACGGCTGTGTTCGATCATGTGCAGCGCATGCCTGTCGCGTTCTTCACGCGTACGCGTACGGGCGCGCTGGTCAGCCGTCTCAACAACGACGTGATCGGCGCCCAGCGGGCCTTCGCCAACACCCTCTCCGGCGTCGTCAGCAACCTGGTCACCCTGCTGCTCACCCTCGCGGTCATGCTCACCCTGTCCTGGCAGATCACCCTGCTCGCACTGGTGCTGCTGCCGGTCTTCGTGCTGCCCGCCCGCCGCATGGGCCGCCGGATGGCCCGTATGCAGCGGGAGGCGGCGGCGCTGAACGCGGCCATGGGCACCCGGATGACCGAGCGGTTCTCCGCGCCCGGCGCCACGCTGGTCAAGCTGTTCGGGCGGCCGGAGGAGGAGTCGGCGGAGTTCGCGGCCCGCGCCCGCCGGGTCCGGGACATCGGCGTGCGCACGGCCACGGCCCAGTCGGTCTTCATCACCTCCCTCACCCTGGTCTCCGCCCTCGCCCTGGCCCTCGTCTACGGCCTCGGCGGCTGGTTCGCGCTGCGCGGCACCCTGGAGCCCGGCGCGGTGGTCTCCCTCGCCCTGCTGCTGACCCGGCTGTACGCCCCGCTGACCGCGCTCGCCGGGGCCCGGGTCGAGGTGATGAGCGCGCTCGTCAGCTTCGAGCGGGTCTTCGAGGTGCTCGACCTGGAGCCGCTCATCACGGAGAAACCGGACGCCCGCGAGGTGCCCGAGGGGCCGGTCGCCGTCGAGTTCGAGAACGTCCGCTTCTCGTACCCGGCCGCCGACCAGGTCTCCCTCGCCTCCCTGGAGGAGGTCGCCGCGCTCGACACCCGCGGCGGCTCGGAGGTGCTGCACGGCATCTCCTTCCGCGCCGAGCCCGGCCGTACCGTCGCCCTGGTCGGCTCCTCCGGTGCCGGCAAGTCGACCATCGCGCAGCTTCTGCCGCGCCTGTACGACGTCGACGCGGGTGCCGTCCGCATCGGCGGGGTCGACGTACGGGAGCTGACCGCCGCGTCCCTGCGGGCCACGCTCGGCATGGTCACCCAGGACGGCCACCTCTTCCACGACACCGTCCGCGCCAACCTGCTGCTGGCCCGCCCGGACGCGGGGGACGAGGAGCTGTGGGACGCCCTCGGCCGCGCCCGCCTCGCCGACGTCGTACGGTCCCTGCCCGACGGTCTGGACACGGTCGTCGGCGAGCGCGGTTACCGGCTCTCCGGCGGCGAGCGCCAGCGCATGACCATCGCCCGGCTGCTGCTGGCCCGCCAGCGCGTGGTCATCCTGGACGAGGCCACCGCGCACCTGGACAACGCCTCCGAGGCGGCCGTCCAGGAGGCGCTCACCGAGGCCCTGGAGGGCCGCACCGCCGTGGTCATCGCCCACCGCCTGTCCACGGTGCGGGCCGCCGACCAGATCCTGGTCGTGGAGTCCGGCCGCATCGTGGAGCGCGGCACGCACGCGGAACTCCTGGCGGCGGACGGACGCTACGCCGAGCTGTACCGCACCCAGTTCGCCCGACGGGACGAGACCCCGGACGCGGTGGCACCGACGGCCTGATTCCCGGGCCGGCCCGACGACCGAGAGGGCCTGGTTCCGGGCCGGCCTGACGACCGAGACGGCGGGCCGGTCCCCCGGGACGGCCCGGCCGGCCGGTGGCTTCCCCGGGCGCCGTTTTTTCGCCACCGCTGTTCCGGATTCACCGTTCCACTTGACGTCCCTGGTCCGTACCTTTAGCTTCACGCCTTAAACAAAGCCCCGCAGGCCCCAACGGCAGACTGTCCCCCGCTGTTGGGCCTGCGGCCTCCCCCCACCGAAAGGCCGCCCGCGCACATGGCCAGACCCCTCCCCGCGGCCGGGTCGCTCGCCGCACTGTCCCTCGCCGACGCCCTGCTCACGGCCGCACCCGTGCCGGCGGCCACCGCCGCTACCGCCGCCCTGCCCACCGGATCCGTCACGGTGGTCAACGCCGCGAGCGGCAGGTGCCTGGACGCCAGGGCGGCCGGCACCGCC contains these protein-coding regions:
- a CDS encoding lysylphosphatidylglycerol synthase transmembrane domain-containing protein, which encodes MTTVPHPRGRLPRRVPVRQVLCLVPLVLVAVAAVRHRSVLAEGFGHLRTASWPWLLAAAAATCLTWVAAALTRQGAVLQPLPKGRLLATQLAAATANHLLPSGLGAGAVNLRFMTVCGVPPARSSAALVLYLLAESVGRLGLLAALLVAFPDALRLGTLLPDGSALPLLLGAVGLLLVAGAVPVFVRPLRTRVYAFARDALGEARSVHTRPARALALWGGSLAFPALQAAGLAAVGQALRLPVPPGHMVLAYLAATVAVALVPTPGGVGSVEAALIVALVAVGGPAAVATAVVLAYRLITVWLPLLPGALTLGALVRLKVI
- a CDS encoding ABC transporter ATP-binding protein, encoding METTAWTQLHSVMNAQSERRPFARATLRRIAAFARPHRAGIVRFVLLGVVTALLAVATPVLAGRVVDAIVAGHDSGTVVGLALLIALVALVEAGLGILGRRLSATLGEGLILDLRTAVFDHVQRMPVAFFTRTRTGALVSRLNNDVIGAQRAFANTLSGVVSNLVTLLLTLAVMLTLSWQITLLALVLLPVFVLPARRMGRRMARMQREAAALNAAMGTRMTERFSAPGATLVKLFGRPEEESAEFAARARRVRDIGVRTATAQSVFITSLTLVSALALALVYGLGGWFALRGTLEPGAVVSLALLLTRLYAPLTALAGARVEVMSALVSFERVFEVLDLEPLITEKPDAREVPEGPVAVEFENVRFSYPAADQVSLASLEEVAALDTRGGSEVLHGISFRAEPGRTVALVGSSGAGKSTIAQLLPRLYDVDAGAVRIGGVDVRELTAASLRATLGMVTQDGHLFHDTVRANLLLARPDAGDEELWDALGRARLADVVRSLPDGLDTVVGERGYRLSGGERQRMTIARLLLARQRVVILDEATAHLDNASEAAVQEALTEALEGRTAVVIAHRLSTVRAADQILVVESGRIVERGTHAELLAADGRYAELYRTQFARRDETPDAVAPTA